A portion of the Deinococcus peraridilitoris DSM 19664 genome contains these proteins:
- the queA gene encoding tRNA preQ1(34) S-adenosylmethionine ribosyltransferase-isomerase QueA, which translates to MSTLLDFELPGELIAQRGAEPRDASRLMIVGETLQHRIFRELPDFLREGDVLVFNESKVIPARLEARKPTGGRIEVLLLREESPLTWSAMLRGARRAGSQLLFGDLQAEVVGQLPDGARLLRFSQDVKPHLDRLGRLPLPPYIHGDVGERYQTVYARAPGSVAAPTAGLHFTPELLSRIDAMGVERVQITLHVGAGTFRPISGAIEEHVMHAESYEVPPATAEAVNRARREGRRVVAVGTTTVRALESAWCDGALQAGTAETRIFIRPGDKLNVPDLLITNFHLPNSTLLLLVAAFAGAPLIEAAYREAISQRYRFYSLGDAMLLYRMSPGSEHAPLR; encoded by the coding sequence GTGTCCACATTGCTTGATTTTGAACTTCCCGGAGAATTGATCGCCCAGCGGGGCGCTGAACCCCGTGACGCCTCGCGTCTGATGATTGTAGGAGAAACGTTGCAGCACCGCATCTTTCGCGAGCTGCCGGATTTCCTGCGTGAGGGTGACGTCCTGGTCTTCAACGAGTCAAAGGTGATTCCGGCGCGGCTGGAGGCACGCAAACCCACGGGTGGGCGTATCGAGGTACTGCTGCTGCGCGAAGAGTCACCGCTCACCTGGAGCGCGATGCTGCGAGGCGCCCGGCGGGCTGGCAGCCAGCTGCTGTTCGGCGATCTGCAAGCCGAGGTGGTGGGTCAGCTTCCCGACGGCGCCCGTCTGCTGCGTTTTTCGCAAGACGTGAAGCCCCACCTTGACCGCCTGGGTCGCCTGCCGCTTCCACCTTACATTCACGGTGATGTGGGCGAGCGGTACCAGACGGTCTACGCACGTGCGCCCGGCAGCGTCGCTGCGCCCACAGCCGGACTGCACTTCACTCCTGAACTGCTGTCGCGTATCGACGCGATGGGCGTGGAGCGCGTGCAGATCACCCTGCACGTGGGGGCGGGAACCTTCCGGCCGATCAGCGGCGCCATCGAGGAGCACGTGATGCACGCGGAATCCTATGAGGTGCCGCCGGCAACGGCTGAGGCTGTCAACCGCGCCCGCCGTGAAGGCCGGCGGGTGGTGGCTGTTGGCACGACGACGGTGCGTGCCCTGGAAAGTGCCTGGTGTGACGGCGCATTGCAGGCAGGAACGGCCGAGACGCGTATCTTCATTCGTCCGGGTGACAAGCTGAACGTGCCTGACCTGCTGATCACCAACTTCCACCTGCCGAACTCGACGCTGTTGCTGTTGGTTGCGGCTTTTGCCGGCGCACCACTCATCGAAGCCGCGTACCGGGAAGCGATTTCTCAGCGCTACCGCTTTTACAGTCTGGGTGACGCGATGCTGCTGTACCGGATGTCTCCTGGCAGCGAGCACGCACCACTTCGATAA
- a CDS encoding NYN domain-containing protein — protein sequence MHYVVHKPRVGIFIDTQNLYHSARDLHERTVNFETLLRYGCEGRELVRAVAYVVEKEGESSARPFIYKLSTLGYKVRRMNLQLHHVTEQGKPIWEGNWDMGMVADMTRLVDHLDVIVLGSGDGDFADMMEVFQERGKRIEVVAFREHTAQKLVDVVDKFTNLVDIEGALMPAKARPA from the coding sequence ATGCACTACGTCGTTCATAAACCCAGAGTTGGCATTTTTATCGATACCCAGAATCTCTATCACTCCGCGCGTGACCTGCACGAGCGTACCGTCAACTTCGAGACGCTGCTGCGTTATGGCTGTGAGGGGCGCGAACTCGTGCGCGCCGTGGCGTACGTGGTGGAAAAGGAGGGCGAGTCCTCGGCGCGGCCCTTCATCTACAAGCTCAGCACGCTGGGCTACAAGGTGCGGCGCATGAATCTGCAGCTGCATCACGTTACCGAGCAGGGAAAGCCCATCTGGGAAGGCAACTGGGACATGGGCATGGTCGCCGACATGACCCGGCTGGTCGATCATCTTGACGTGATCGTGCTGGGCAGCGGCGACGGCGACTTTGCCGACATGATGGAGGTCTTTCAGGAGCGGGGCAAGCGCATTGAGGTCGTGGCCTTCCGGGAGCACACTGCTCAGAAGCTGGTGGATGTGGTGGATAAATTCACCAATCTGGTTGACATCGAGGGTGCCCTGATGCCTGCCAAGGCCCGACCGGCGTGA
- a CDS encoding 3D domain-containing protein, giving the protein MLLKRVFSTLKGALWLALTGSAFATPALPASALVEQAVKEALSEPDVTVTKAQPSAVPQQVVAKTAAPKPAAAKADATRLREQGVAKAQTSAAKRTPRVAVVRATAYNSEVGQTDSTPFITATGTRTRFGVIALSRDLLAKFPYGTRVRLEDMSGRYNSLLAGRVFIVEDTMAARKRNSLDIWMSSRSQALQWGARNIRITAIQ; this is encoded by the coding sequence ATGCTTTTAAAACGCGTGTTTTCCACACTCAAAGGCGCCCTGTGGCTGGCGCTGACAGGCAGTGCATTCGCTACGCCAGCCCTGCCTGCAAGTGCGCTCGTGGAGCAGGCAGTCAAGGAAGCCTTGAGCGAGCCTGACGTGACCGTGACCAAGGCCCAACCTTCAGCCGTCCCACAGCAGGTGGTGGCCAAGACCGCCGCTCCAAAGCCAGCGGCTGCCAAGGCGGACGCCACCAGGCTCCGCGAGCAGGGTGTCGCGAAGGCCCAGACGAGCGCCGCGAAGCGCACACCGCGTGTGGCCGTGGTCCGTGCGACAGCCTATAACAGTGAAGTCGGACAGACCGACAGCACCCCATTCATTACGGCCACCGGCACCCGCACCCGCTTTGGCGTGATCGCCCTGTCACGCGATCTCCTTGCCAAGTTTCCCTATGGCACCCGGGTTCGCCTGGAGGACATGTCGGGCAGGTATAACAGTCTGCTGGCCGGTCGGGTGTTCATCGTCGAGGACACGATGGCCGCCCGCAAGCGCAACTCGCTGGACATCTGGATGAGCAGTCGATCTCAGGCGCTTCAATGGGGCGCGCGCAACATCCGCATCACGGCGATTCAGTGA
- a CDS encoding sensor histidine kinase, whose translation MSTALPRPHVYIACAQTERAEVLARVLPEVHLHHAGTAEALLRDTHAATPDLVLLVNDLPSELPLAEILTILRSRPELVHTRWMAMGEQGLGNFVTAGVDALVAPTTPAVALALMIRTQLARVRQLRELEERARYQQQRLEAGAHEERVRDQLVHMLVHDLKNPISAVLGLLDVVLEDDERVPDDLAELLRLARDESQHLLHLAVNMLDVRKMQAGKMHLNRTFLFTPSLLDIIEQARGDVGAELGERELYLKLPECLSPLHADPEILRRILANLLSNAVKHTRRGGRLVLSVRELPSYVEWCLTDNGEGIPAEDIPRLFSAFEQSRLTLHSRFDTGMGLAFCKLAVEGHGGQIWVESLRGEGSSFYFTLPMVAEEEEDFVEVLQ comes from the coding sequence ATGAGCACTGCCCTGCCCCGACCTCACGTCTACATCGCCTGTGCGCAAACAGAGCGGGCGGAGGTGCTGGCGAGGGTCTTGCCTGAGGTTCATCTGCACCATGCAGGAACTGCCGAGGCCCTGTTGAGGGATACGCACGCGGCGACGCCTGATCTGGTTCTGCTGGTCAACGATCTGCCGAGCGAGTTACCGCTGGCGGAGATTCTGACGATCCTGCGCTCGCGGCCGGAACTCGTGCATACCCGCTGGATGGCCATGGGCGAGCAGGGACTCGGTAATTTCGTCACGGCAGGGGTGGATGCGCTGGTGGCACCGACGACGCCTGCCGTCGCCCTGGCCCTGATGATCAGAACGCAGCTGGCACGTGTCCGGCAGCTGCGAGAACTCGAGGAACGTGCCCGCTATCAACAGCAGCGTCTTGAGGCTGGGGCACACGAGGAACGGGTGCGTGACCAGCTGGTCCACATGCTGGTTCACGACCTCAAGAATCCTATCAGTGCGGTTCTCGGCCTGCTTGATGTCGTGCTGGAGGACGATGAACGCGTACCGGACGATCTTGCCGAACTGCTGCGGCTGGCCCGCGACGAATCACAGCACCTGCTGCATCTGGCCGTCAACATGCTTGATGTTCGGAAGATGCAGGCTGGCAAGATGCACCTCAACCGCACGTTCCTGTTCACCCCGAGCCTGCTCGACATCATCGAGCAGGCCCGGGGTGACGTCGGCGCAGAGCTGGGTGAGCGCGAACTGTACCTGAAGCTGCCCGAATGCTTGTCGCCGTTGCACGCGGATCCGGAAATCCTGCGGCGTATTCTTGCCAACCTGCTGTCAAATGCTGTGAAGCATACGCGGCGTGGCGGACGCCTTGTGCTTTCGGTGCGTGAACTGCCTTCTTACGTCGAGTGGTGTCTCACGGACAATGGCGAAGGTATTCCGGCTGAGGATATTCCCAGGCTGTTCAGTGCCTTCGAGCAATCTCGTCTGACGTTGCACAGTCGCTTTGATACGGGAATGGGCCTGGCCTTCTGCAAGTTGGCCGTCGAAGGCCATGGCGGTCAGATCTGGGTTGAATCGCTGCGGGGTGAAGGCTCGTCGTTCTACTTCACGCTGCCCATGGTGGCCGAGGAAGAGGAAGACTTCGTCGAAGTGCTTCAGTAG
- a CDS encoding ABC transporter permease: MPCYADRVHGDFQPKRSLPLTLAFAHLRHRRTQNVITVLGVAVGIMVLITALSLTNGFSRALIDATLRATPQLSLSRWTPGPRDPALEERLGSHAQVVAFAPFLADKGLLTRPASAGRSAGIDFATIFAVTPDHASVIDLRPEERQLMERLQPGEVLLGSALAQSVGAFAGDELRLLNSQQRRAALRVKGLFRTGNYLIDAGYAFVRLETLQALQESRNIAGYQLKLRDPDRAPEVGLQLSAGIEYSAVPWQDFNRTLIDQLALQKRVIGIVVFLIVLVAAFGIANVLTLTVFEKTPEIAILRAVGARRSDILRTFVLEGALLGAAGLLLGNALGILLSLYFQWQPFELPGDLYFISALPVELRPADFVWVNLVGLSITLLAALLPARRAAGIEPARIIR, encoded by the coding sequence ATGCCCTGCTATGCTGACCGGGTGCACGGCGACTTCCAGCCCAAACGTTCTCTGCCCTTGACCCTCGCCTTTGCGCACCTGCGTCATCGCCGAACACAAAACGTCATCACGGTGCTCGGTGTCGCCGTGGGCATCATGGTGCTGATCACCGCACTGTCACTGACCAACGGTTTCAGCCGGGCATTGATCGACGCCACCCTCCGGGCCACGCCGCAGCTCTCGCTGTCGCGATGGACACCCGGACCGCGCGACCCTGCTTTGGAAGAGCGCCTCGGGAGCCACGCACAGGTCGTCGCTTTCGCCCCGTTTCTGGCTGACAAGGGTTTGCTGACCCGGCCAGCCAGCGCAGGTCGAAGTGCGGGCATCGACTTTGCCACCATTTTTGCGGTCACTCCCGATCACGCCAGCGTGATCGACCTGCGCCCAGAGGAGCGTCAACTGATGGAGCGCCTGCAGCCGGGAGAGGTGCTGCTGGGCAGCGCTCTTGCCCAATCCGTCGGAGCGTTCGCGGGCGACGAACTGCGGCTGCTCAACAGCCAGCAACGCCGCGCTGCGCTGCGCGTCAAGGGTCTCTTCCGGACCGGGAATTACCTGATCGACGCGGGATATGCCTTTGTGCGGCTGGAAACATTGCAGGCGCTGCAGGAAAGCCGCAACATCGCCGGTTATCAGCTGAAGCTGCGTGACCCCGACCGTGCACCGGAAGTCGGTCTGCAGCTCAGCGCTGGCATCGAGTACAGCGCCGTGCCGTGGCAGGACTTCAACCGTACCCTGATCGACCAGCTGGCGCTGCAAAAACGCGTGATCGGCATCGTGGTCTTTCTGATCGTGCTGGTTGCCGCTTTCGGAATCGCCAACGTGCTGACCCTGACCGTCTTTGAAAAGACACCCGAAATTGCCATTCTGCGTGCGGTAGGGGCACGCCGAAGCGACATTCTCCGAACGTTCGTTCTCGAAGGGGCCCTGCTGGGTGCGGCCGGTCTGCTGTTGGGCAATGCCCTGGGCATTCTGCTGAGCCTGTATTTTCAATGGCAGCCCTTCGAACTGCCCGGTGATCTTTACTTTATCAGCGCCCTGCCCGTGGAACTGCGCCCTGCCGATTTTGTCTGGGTCAATCTGGTCGGGCTGAGCATAACCCTGCTGGCCGCCCTGTTGCCGGCAAGACGCGCCGCTGGAATCGAGCCGGCAAGAATCATACGTTGA
- a CDS encoding phosphoenolpyruvate carboxylase, translated as MTDVRQNARQGELRSDVSTLGRALGTVLREQEGEAFFELVEQVRALVRDARDAGRDAPLRDVLASASPQDAENLVRAFSWYFQLVNLAEEYERVRALRGREGPRPQSLEDALVKLQARGWSAEKVEALSRSVELNLTFTAHPTEMRRRTTRTHLEEIARDLPNLNEEALARITAHIEAMWGTLELRRLKPTVQDEVKAGLSYVRSIAQALPRLSRDWRLAFERVYGRSPQVRDAVSGKGVELPLKFSSWMGGDRDGNPFVTPEATRDTLALHAERARDQLLEVLARAFAYVSQQQQGQEPWRGEIQAIYDGVYDGVARGKDVDVVGRLEALDGALRLAGQRRSADELLGPALTLARTFGRHLVSLDIREHSEVVGAAVSLLLREAGVENYETLSETEKQQVLRRELASRRPLWPAGEERPEALERTVGPIREVAHAVRAVGAGAFGRYVISMAESVSDVLEPLLLAREVGFRVLPVPLFETLDDLANGPGVIRELLALPEYRRVLQDDVQEIMLGYSDSNKDAGFLAANWALHEAQRNIAAVCREAGVTWRFFHGRGTSIGRGGGPAARAILGQPGGTIGAGLRLTEQGEALADKYSHPLLAHRNLEQALHGLLLAAARDDELLPSDWTEALSRGAAASVQAYRALVDHEDFLGFFEAVTPIHEIARLNIASRPVRRPGAPTLHNLRAIPWVMSWTQNRANLPGWYGLAEGLRAIGEGQAREMYREWPFFRAVLDNAQMSLAKSDLLIFDEYLRLAPVSALASRIKEAYAETVMRVEDAVGGPLLLHEPRLRTSIELRNPYVDPIHRLQVELLQRARAQGGEMPEDMERALLLTIQGIAAGMRNTG; from the coding sequence ATGACCGACGTCCGGCAAAACGCGCGTCAGGGTGAACTGCGCAGTGATGTCAGCACGCTGGGGCGCGCCCTGGGGACCGTGCTGCGCGAACAGGAAGGTGAAGCTTTTTTCGAGCTGGTCGAGCAGGTCCGTGCCCTGGTCCGTGACGCCCGCGATGCCGGACGGGACGCGCCCCTGCGTGACGTGCTGGCGAGCGCCTCCCCGCAGGACGCCGAGAACCTCGTGCGGGCCTTTTCGTGGTACTTCCAGCTCGTCAACCTGGCCGAAGAATACGAGCGGGTGCGCGCACTGCGCGGCCGTGAAGGCCCACGTCCCCAAAGCCTCGAAGACGCCTTGGTCAAGCTGCAGGCGCGCGGATGGAGCGCCGAGAAAGTCGAGGCGCTGTCGCGCAGTGTCGAGCTCAACTTGACCTTCACCGCCCACCCGACCGAAATGCGGCGGCGCACCACCCGCACCCACCTGGAGGAGATCGCCCGCGACCTGCCCAACCTGAACGAGGAGGCCCTGGCCCGCATAACCGCGCACATCGAGGCGATGTGGGGCACGCTGGAACTGCGCCGCCTCAAGCCGACCGTGCAAGACGAAGTCAAGGCTGGCTTGAGCTACGTTCGCTCGATCGCCCAGGCCTTGCCGCGTCTGTCACGCGATTGGCGTCTGGCGTTCGAACGGGTCTACGGCCGCTCGCCGCAAGTGCGGGACGCCGTGTCAGGTAAGGGTGTGGAGCTGCCCCTGAAGTTCTCTTCGTGGATGGGGGGAGACCGCGACGGGAATCCGTTCGTGACCCCCGAGGCGACGCGGGATACGCTGGCCTTGCATGCCGAGCGGGCGCGTGACCAGTTGCTTGAGGTTCTCGCGCGTGCCTTTGCGTATGTCAGCCAGCAGCAACAAGGTCAGGAACCCTGGCGCGGCGAAATCCAGGCCATTTATGACGGTGTTTATGACGGTGTCGCGCGCGGTAAGGATGTCGACGTGGTGGGCCGCCTGGAAGCGCTCGACGGCGCGCTGCGCCTTGCCGGGCAGCGCCGCAGTGCCGATGAGTTGCTGGGTCCTGCCCTGACCTTGGCCCGTACCTTCGGACGTCATCTGGTCAGCCTCGACATCCGCGAGCATTCCGAGGTGGTCGGCGCGGCGGTGTCGCTGCTGCTGCGTGAAGCAGGTGTGGAGAACTACGAAACGCTTTCTGAAACGGAAAAACAGCAGGTGCTGCGCCGCGAACTGGCGTCCCGCCGACCCCTGTGGCCGGCAGGAGAGGAGCGCCCCGAGGCGCTGGAACGGACGGTGGGGCCCATCCGTGAGGTCGCCCACGCGGTTCGCGCCGTGGGCGCGGGGGCCTTTGGCCGCTATGTCATCTCGATGGCCGAGAGCGTCTCGGACGTGCTCGAACCACTGCTGCTGGCCCGTGAGGTGGGTTTTCGGGTGTTGCCGGTGCCGCTGTTCGAGACACTGGACGACCTGGCCAATGGGCCAGGAGTCATACGTGAGCTGCTCGCACTGCCCGAGTACCGCCGTGTCCTGCAGGACGACGTGCAGGAAATCATGCTGGGTTACAGCGACAGCAACAAGGACGCCGGCTTTCTGGCAGCCAACTGGGCCTTGCACGAAGCACAGCGCAACATCGCCGCCGTGTGCCGGGAAGCCGGGGTCACGTGGCGCTTCTTTCACGGTCGTGGCACCTCGATCGGTCGGGGTGGGGGGCCGGCTGCACGGGCCATTCTGGGGCAACCGGGTGGTACCATCGGTGCGGGTCTGCGCCTGACCGAGCAGGGAGAGGCGCTGGCGGACAAGTACAGCCACCCGCTGCTGGCCCACCGTAACCTCGAACAGGCGCTGCACGGGTTGCTGCTGGCGGCAGCCCGCGACGATGAGCTGCTGCCCTCCGACTGGACCGAGGCACTTTCGCGTGGCGCAGCTGCGAGCGTGCAGGCATACCGCGCGCTGGTCGATCACGAGGACTTTCTCGGCTTCTTCGAAGCGGTGACCCCCATTCACGAAATCGCGCGTCTCAACATCGCTTCGCGCCCTGTGCGGCGTCCCGGCGCACCGACGCTGCACAACCTGCGGGCTATTCCGTGGGTGATGTCGTGGACGCAGAACCGTGCGAACCTGCCAGGCTGGTACGGTCTGGCAGAGGGACTCAGGGCCATCGGTGAAGGCCAGGCACGTGAAATGTACCGCGAATGGCCCTTTTTCCGTGCGGTGCTGGACAACGCCCAGATGAGCCTCGCCAAGAGTGACTTGCTGATTTTCGACGAGTACCTGCGCCTCGCGCCTGTCTCGGCGCTCGCCTCACGTATCAAGGAGGCCTACGCCGAGACGGTCATGCGCGTCGAGGACGCAGTCGGCGGACCGTTGCTGCTGCACGAACCCCGCTTGCGGACCTCGATCGAACTGCGCAATCCCTATGTCGACCCGATTCACCGCCTGCAGGTCGAGTTGCTGCAACGTGCTCGCGCGCAGGGCGGGGAGATGCCAGAGGACATGGAGCGTGCCCTGCTGCTCACCATTCAGGGCATTGCGGCCGGCATGCGCAACACGGGCTGA
- a CDS encoding M3 family metallopeptidase, protein MISERVNPLLGVGFQIPFDQIRPEHAESAVGVLLASARQRLTTLTAANDPERFLSDLDGLTRELDIVTTIVGHLEAVVSSDDWRAAFNAILPKVSAFETELELSDELWQTTKRYSETPHARALTGERARFLQLTMDRFRRQGADLPPEKKERVKALDLELAEVTTKYRQNVLDGTAAFELYVDEDRLSGVPERARSALRAEAQKRGRDGYRLTLHLPSYQPVLTYADDRSLRQELWEASNRLAVDEGRDNRPLVGQILRLRAEKARLLGFDNFADLVLAERMTGSGARAQTFEADLEARVRPFYERENAELEAFYREQAGPEAPALQPWDVTYWAEKQRVAKYALDDEALRPYFPMESVLTGLFEITRRVFGARVEEAESPGWHEEVRYYNLYNRQGEHVASFYTDWFPRDSKRGGAWMNAFITGRPTPDGFLPHLGLMCGNLTPPVGSLPALLNHREVETVFHEFGHLLHHALSRVETRSLAGTSVAWDFVELPSQIMENWCWERDALDLFARHFETGERIPQELFEKMISARNYRAANAAMRQISFGTVDLALHMDWDGQRDPIEFSREILARFNPVELPHDYYFIAGFNHIFGSSVGYASGYYSYKWSEVLDADAFSRFAEEGIFNEVTGNEFVEKVLARGNSQDPAQLYRDFVGRDPDAEALLRRSGLSVS, encoded by the coding sequence ATGATCTCGGAACGTGTGAATCCTTTGCTCGGTGTCGGCTTCCAGATTCCGTTCGACCAGATTCGGCCGGAACACGCCGAAAGCGCCGTGGGCGTGCTGCTGGCGTCTGCACGTCAGCGGCTGACGACGCTCACGGCCGCGAATGATCCGGAGCGCTTTCTGAGCGACCTCGACGGGCTGACGCGCGAGCTCGACATCGTCACTACCATTGTCGGTCACCTGGAGGCTGTGGTGTCCAGCGATGACTGGCGCGCGGCCTTCAACGCCATCCTGCCCAAGGTCAGCGCGTTTGAAACCGAGCTCGAACTTTCCGATGAGCTGTGGCAGACCACGAAGCGTTACTCCGAAACCCCGCACGCGCGGGCGCTGACCGGGGAGCGTGCGCGTTTCCTGCAGCTCACCATGGACCGCTTTCGCCGCCAGGGAGCCGATCTGCCTCCCGAAAAGAAGGAACGTGTCAAGGCGCTCGACCTGGAACTGGCGGAGGTGACCACCAAGTACCGTCAGAACGTGCTCGACGGCACCGCGGCATTCGAGCTGTACGTTGACGAGGACCGTCTGTCCGGCGTTCCCGAGCGGGCCCGCTCGGCACTGCGCGCTGAAGCGCAAAAGCGTGGTCGGGACGGATACCGACTGACGCTGCACCTGCCCAGCTATCAGCCGGTGCTGACTTATGCCGACGACCGCAGCCTGCGACAGGAGTTGTGGGAAGCCTCCAACCGCCTGGCCGTGGATGAAGGGCGCGACAACCGTCCGCTGGTGGGGCAGATTCTCAGGCTGCGCGCCGAAAAGGCACGGCTGCTGGGCTTTGACAATTTTGCCGATCTGGTGCTGGCCGAGCGCATGACGGGCAGTGGCGCGCGTGCCCAGACCTTCGAAGCCGACCTCGAAGCGCGCGTCCGGCCTTTTTACGAGCGGGAAAACGCCGAGCTGGAAGCCTTTTACCGCGAGCAGGCCGGTCCGGAAGCGCCCGCACTGCAACCCTGGGACGTGACCTACTGGGCCGAGAAGCAGCGAGTAGCCAAGTACGCCCTGGACGATGAAGCCCTGCGTCCTTACTTTCCGATGGAAAGCGTGCTCACGGGCCTGTTCGAGATCACGCGCCGGGTCTTCGGCGCGCGTGTCGAGGAGGCCGAGTCGCCCGGCTGGCATGAAGAGGTCAGGTACTACAACCTGTATAACCGCCAGGGTGAGCACGTGGCGAGCTTTTATACCGACTGGTTCCCGCGCGACAGCAAGCGTGGGGGCGCGTGGATGAATGCCTTTATCACCGGTCGCCCCACGCCTGATGGCTTTTTGCCCCACCTGGGCCTGATGTGCGGCAATCTCACTCCACCTGTGGGCAGTCTGCCTGCGCTGCTCAATCACCGCGAGGTCGAAACGGTCTTCCACGAGTTCGGGCACCTGCTGCACCACGCTCTCTCCCGCGTGGAGACACGCAGCCTGGCCGGTACCAGCGTCGCCTGGGACTTTGTCGAGCTTCCTTCGCAGATCATGGAGAACTGGTGCTGGGAGCGCGATGCCCTCGATCTGTTCGCCCGGCACTTTGAAACCGGCGAGCGTATTCCCCAGGAGCTGTTCGAGAAGATGATCAGTGCGCGCAACTACCGGGCGGCCAACGCGGCCATGCGTCAGATCAGCTTCGGTACAGTCGATCTGGCACTTCACATGGACTGGGACGGTCAGCGTGACCCGATCGAGTTCTCGCGCGAGATCCTGGCGCGATTCAATCCGGTGGAGCTGCCACACGACTACTACTTCATCGCGGGTTTCAACCATATTTTCGGCAGCTCGGTGGGTTATGCCTCGGGCTACTACAGCTACAAATGGTCTGAGGTGCTCGATGCCGACGCCTTCTCGCGTTTTGCAGAGGAAGGCATTTTCAACGAAGTGACCGGCAACGAGTTCGTCGAGAAGGTGCTGGCACGTGGCAACAGCCAGGATCCGGCGCAGCTTTACCGGGATTTCGTGGGTCGTGACCCTGATGCCGAGGCCCTACTGCGTCGCTCGGGACTGTCTGTCAGTTGA
- a CDS encoding NADH-quinone oxidoreductase subunit A, with the protein MLLIGLGIGILAIIVSAILGPKKPSRTKLMAYESGNDPLPGGRERFPVHFYLVAMLFIIFDIETAFFYPIAVAYGKLGAFAFWETVTFVALVLVGYIYIVRKGVLEWD; encoded by the coding sequence ATGCTGTTGATTGGCCTGGGCATCGGCATTCTGGCCATCATCGTCAGCGCCATCCTGGGACCCAAAAAGCCCAGCCGCACCAAGCTGATGGCCTACGAAAGCGGCAACGACCCGCTGCCCGGCGGACGCGAGCGCTTTCCAGTCCACTTCTATCTCGTGGCGATGCTGTTCATCATCTTCGACATCGAGACCGCCTTCTTTTACCCGATTGCCGTGGCGTACGGCAAACTCGGCGCTTTTGCCTTCTGGGAGACCGTGACCTTCGTGGCCCTTGTCCTGGTCGGCTACATCTATATCGTTCGCAAGGGAGTGCTCGAATGGGACTAA
- a CDS encoding TIGR00282 family metallophosphoesterase, translated as MLRLLFIGDVYGKPGRRVLQNHLPTVRGRFDFIIANGENSAGGFGLNRESAALMFDAGVNCITLGNHTWGNKEIYSLLDDPRIIRPLNYPLGAAGVGWSTFQVNGERLTVMNAMGRTYMEALDDPFLGTNALLERGELGNVFVDFHAEATSEKAAFAYYLDGRVAAVIGTHTHVATADTRILPQGTGFQTDAGMTGPLDSIIGADTEGPIARFVTRLPHRFGVAEGRAQLNAVALTIEHGKTLSIERYRYTEGDDRPQAGQQEALT; from the coding sequence ATGCTGCGCCTGCTCTTCATCGGTGACGTGTACGGAAAACCGGGCCGCCGGGTGTTGCAGAACCACCTGCCCACCGTGCGGGGGCGTTTTGACTTCATCATCGCCAACGGCGAGAACAGCGCGGGAGGCTTCGGTCTCAACCGTGAAAGCGCCGCCCTGATGTTCGACGCGGGCGTGAACTGCATCACGCTGGGCAACCATACCTGGGGAAACAAGGAAATTTATTCGCTGCTGGACGATCCGCGCATCATCCGACCACTCAATTACCCGCTGGGCGCGGCCGGGGTAGGGTGGTCGACCTTCCAGGTCAATGGAGAGCGGCTGACCGTCATGAACGCCATGGGCCGTACCTACATGGAAGCCCTGGACGATCCTTTTCTGGGCACAAACGCGCTTCTGGAGCGCGGTGAGTTGGGCAACGTATTTGTGGACTTTCACGCTGAGGCCACCAGCGAGAAGGCCGCATTCGCGTATTACCTCGACGGGAGGGTGGCGGCGGTCATCGGTACGCATACACACGTGGCGACGGCGGACACCCGTATTCTTCCTCAGGGCACCGGGTTTCAGACCGATGCCGGCATGACCGGACCGCTTGACAGCATCATTGGCGCGGACACCGAAGGCCCTATCGCCCGCTTCGTGACCCGGCTGCCGCACCGCTTCGGTGTGGCCGAGGGTCGCGCGCAGCTCAACGCGGTGGCACTGACCATCGAACACGGCAAAACCCTCAGCATCGAGCGTTACCGCTACACCGAAGGTGACGACCGGCCACAAGCTGGCCAACAGGAGGCACTGACATGA